A region from the Mycoplasmopsis phocirhinis genome encodes:
- the whiA gene encoding DNA-binding protein WhiA, whose protein sequence is MNNNFTQLIKNEILNKKKKKNEIIEFLRGFIFANAVIEEKIRLKISNQITRDKIIKLLQTVKIEYYLKQNSVIFLNKEDFDLDLIFLIPNCFFAGVFIGGGTISSLERSSYHLQLSSNYEHFVDAFKTKLNEYEFGFQKIKHQGKYLIYIKKYEKISDFLKAIEAINSMFAFEDSRIKRDFDNSMNRINNVDVANIKKIVSANQKHIQNINYIIQHNLEYFFNENQLNLFKLLLQNPQESLTSLTILFTSQFNIHISKSGVNHWLKKLQKIVAQHNF, encoded by the coding sequence ATGAACAATAATTTTACCCAATTAATTAAAAATGAAATATTAAACAAAAAGAAAAAGAAAAATGAAATCATTGAATTTTTGCGTGGTTTTATTTTTGCTAATGCTGTGATAGAAGAAAAAATACGACTTAAAATCAGCAATCAAATTACGCGAGATAAAATTATTAAATTATTGCAAACAGTTAAAATTGAATATTATTTAAAACAAAATAGTGTTATTTTTTTAAATAAAGAAGATTTTGATTTGGACTTAATTTTTTTAATACCTAATTGTTTTTTTGCAGGTGTTTTTATTGGTGGGGGAACAATTAGTAGTCTAGAGCGCTCTTCATATCATTTGCAACTAAGTTCTAATTACGAACATTTTGTCGATGCTTTTAAAACAAAACTAAATGAATATGAATTTGGTTTTCAAAAAATAAAACACCAAGGTAAATATTTAATTTATATCAAAAAATATGAAAAAATTTCGGACTTTTTAAAAGCAATCGAAGCAATTAATTCAATGTTTGCATTTGAAGATTCGCGAATAAAGCGCGATTTTGATAACTCAATGAACAGAATAAATAATGTTGACGTTGCAAATATTAAAAAAATTGTTTCAGCTAATCAAAAACATATACAAAATATAAATTATATTATTCAACACAATTTAGAGTATTTTTTCAATGAAAACCAATTAAATCTCTTTAAATTACTATTACAAAATCCTCAAGAAAGTTTAACAAGTTTAACAATTTTATTTACTTCACAATTTAATATACATATTTCCAAAAGCGGTGTTAATCATTGACTAAAAAAATTACAAAAAATAGTAGCACAACACAATTTTTAA
- a CDS encoding ABC transporter permease subunit, whose product MILVSSSFIISFIVGFYLAYLLAHKNKTISIKSINILIFIFSSIPVFILGPLAIIFNKTLNLPTVYIDTYLGSYWQSFLSIFTPILVLSLVIIPLVIGFNYPILKQITQSEYYSWAKANGFSKNKIFWSVIVRNWISAGLSKLVFIYIYLITYSMIIERFFYIPGQSFIFQYLNNPQYLNLLMYSILLNITLIFSIKSLTDLIIYILDIKKMYTFVKIGVYKWNK is encoded by the coding sequence GTGATTTTAGTTTCGTCAAGTTTTATTATAAGTTTTATTGTTGGTTTTTATTTAGCATATTTGTTAGCACACAAAAATAAAACTATTTCAATTAAATCAATCAATATTTTAATTTTTATATTTAGTTCAATACCAGTTTTTATTTTAGGGCCACTAGCAATAATTTTTAACAAAACACTCAATTTACCAACAGTATATATAGATACATATTTAGGTAGTTATTGACAAAGTTTTTTATCTATTTTCACGCCTATATTAGTTTTGTCACTAGTAATTATTCCTTTAGTAATTGGTTTTAATTACCCAATTTTAAAACAAATAACACAAAGTGAATACTACTCATGAGCTAAAGCGAATGGTTTTTCAAAAAATAAAATATTTTGGAGTGTCATTGTTAGAAATTGAATTAGTGCTGGATTATCAAAACTTGTTTTTATATACATTTATTTAATCACCTATTCAATGATTATCGAAAGATTTTTTTATATTCCTGGACAATCATTTATTTTTCAATATTTAAACAATCCTCAATATTTAAATTTATTAATGTATTCGATTTTATTGAATATTACTTTAATATTTTCTATCAAATCTTTAACAGATTTAATAATTTACATTTTAGATATAAAAAAAATGTATACGTTTGTTAAGATAGGAGTTTATAAATGAAACAAATAA
- the pyk gene encoding pyruvate kinase — protein MKLDNHKEKLTITVGPSITTLEMMKNVIKAGATVIRANFSHGSIEEQRIKFDLARQAAHDLGVNISLLLDTKGPEIRVGKIKNGAVLIEQNQELKIISTPQAYQNLEGNQNQVSVAYDMSVDLKVGDKVLFDDGKLSSNVTQINPGEIIVKTLNSHILKTNKRINLPNVDFSLPFLSDKDINDIKFGIEYGVDFIAASFVNSAKNVNELRELLNNNGGEQIQIISKIESQIAINNIDEIIEASDGIMIARGDLGLEIPYYEVPYWQQQIIDKCRQIGKIVIVATQMLDSLENNPQPTRAEVSDVYWATSYGADSTMLSNETAAGKYPVRAVEVMRTINQQAENDYYASSFYTNWVNYLLNKLDMDNEQNILISKIVKAVQNGDYKYTFVVTKNPILLNKLSQFRLNTVFIGILPNDKMQYGFGATSGVKIVFNSAKWYKQIINDETKISELEQMVEFQKDDKYALVLENELKYKKFSKY, from the coding sequence ATGAAATTAGATAATCATAAAGAGAAATTAACCATAACCGTTGGTCCATCAATAACTACATTAGAAATGATGAAAAATGTTATAAAAGCAGGGGCAACTGTAATTAGAGCAAATTTTAGCCATGGAAGCATTGAAGAACAGCGAATAAAATTTGATTTAGCAAGGCAAGCTGCCCACGATTTAGGAGTTAATATATCTTTATTACTGGACACAAAAGGGCCTGAAATCAGAGTTGGTAAAATCAAAAATGGAGCAGTATTGATTGAACAAAACCAAGAATTAAAAATTATTAGTACTCCACAAGCATACCAAAATCTAGAAGGTAACCAAAACCAAGTTAGCGTTGCTTATGACATGAGTGTTGATTTAAAAGTTGGAGACAAAGTTTTATTCGATGATGGTAAATTAAGTTCAAATGTAACTCAAATAAATCCTGGCGAAATAATTGTCAAAACTTTAAATTCACATATTTTAAAAACAAATAAACGAATTAATTTACCAAATGTAGATTTTTCATTACCCTTTTTAAGCGATAAAGATATAAACGATATCAAATTCGGTATTGAATATGGTGTTGATTTTATTGCCGCGTCCTTTGTTAATAGTGCCAAAAATGTAAATGAATTAAGGGAATTATTGAACAATAACGGTGGCGAACAAATTCAAATTATTTCTAAAATTGAAAGTCAAATTGCTATTAATAATATTGATGAAATTATTGAGGCTAGTGATGGAATTATGATAGCTCGAGGTGATTTAGGTCTTGAAATTCCATATTATGAAGTTCCTTATTGACAACAACAAATTATTGATAAATGCCGTCAAATTGGTAAGATTGTAATAGTAGCTACTCAAATGTTAGATTCATTAGAAAATAATCCACAACCTACTCGTGCTGAAGTTAGCGATGTTTATTGAGCAACTTCATACGGAGCTGATTCAACTATGCTCTCAAACGAAACTGCAGCAGGTAAATATCCTGTACGAGCTGTTGAAGTAATGCGTACTATTAATCAACAAGCGGAAAATGATTATTATGCTAGTTCATTCTATACTAATTGAGTTAATTATTTACTTAATAAATTAGATATGGACAATGAGCAAAATATTTTAATTTCCAAAATAGTAAAAGCAGTACAAAACGGTGACTATAAATACACATTCGTAGTTACAAAAAATCCAATATTACTGAATAAACTTTCACAATTTAGATTAAATACAGTTTTTATTGGTATTTTACCTAATGATAAAATGCAATACGGTTTTGGAGCTACATCAGGAGTAAAAATTGTTTTTAATTCAGCTAAATGATATAAACAAATTATCAATGACGAAACAAAAATAAGCGAACTAGAACAAATGGTAGAATTTCAAAAAGATGATAAATATGCTTTAGTTCTTGAAAATGAATTAAAATACAAAAAATTTAGTAAATATTAA
- a CDS encoding ABC transporter permease subunit, translating into MKQINDFRFKKNVLLRAEILNAQSAFKRFSQKFFNSKIAIFSFVALIVILLSTFFSFVFYKHKPDQAINNSFALNTELPSSLNGFKHIILPESDELNVYRDFAKQFPKSVFIQRIIDDNDGLINYSVKFNAYQIFNDNNIYLLGTNSQGIDIYARIIYSFANLLLISTLSVLISIFLSIFIGGLIATHFKKEIAKIFDKIFTTFALIPYILFSLFLFLVLDPNIINSIVIFSTISTISLSITAYQKSVQILQNEFINAEKAIGFSQWHIFSKTLIKPLFFNILILAIEQISLTFISYSAISIFNLNKTKLLLGLIILEALNLFEINPSYIITISLLITIYIFSLKNIAFELNRAYINQRGENA; encoded by the coding sequence ATGAAACAAATAAATGATTTTAGATTTAAAAAAAATGTTTTGCTACGTGCTGAAATATTAAACGCACAAAGTGCATTTAAAAGATTTAGTCAAAAATTTTTTAATTCAAAAATAGCAATATTTAGTTTCGTTGCTCTAATTGTAATTTTATTAAGTACTTTTTTTTCTTTTGTTTTTTATAAACACAAACCAGATCAAGCCATCAACAACTCCTTTGCTTTAAATACTGAACTACCTTCAAGTTTAAATGGTTTTAAACATATAATTTTACCTGAAAGTGACGAATTAAATGTCTATCGTGATTTTGCCAAGCAATTTCCAAAATCAGTCTTTATTCAACGAATAATAGATGATAATGACGGTTTAATTAATTACAGTGTAAAATTTAACGCTTATCAAATATTTAATGATAATAACATATATCTTTTAGGCACAAATTCACAAGGAATTGACATCTATGCCAGAATTATTTATTCTTTTGCTAATTTACTTTTAATTTCAACTTTATCTGTATTAATTTCAATATTTTTATCAATATTTATTGGCGGATTAATCGCAACACATTTTAAAAAGGAAATAGCAAAAATATTCGACAAAATTTTTACAACTTTTGCTCTTATACCATACATCTTATTCTCATTATTTTTGTTTTTAGTTCTAGACCCTAATATAATTAATTCAATTGTAATTTTTAGCACTATTTCAACTATTTCACTTTCAATAACTGCTTATCAAAAAAGCGTTCAAATTTTACAAAACGAATTCATCAATGCAGAAAAAGCAATTGGCTTTAGTCAGTGACATATATTTTCAAAAACTTTAATAAAACCTTTATTTTTCAATATTTTAATTCTAGCTATTGAACAAATATCTTTAACTTTTATTTCTTATTCAGCTATCTCAATTTTTAATTTAAATAAAACTAAATTGTTACTGGGACTTATAATTTTAGAGGCTTTAAATCTTTTTGAAATTAACCCTTCATATATCATTACAATCTCTTTATTAATTACTATATATATCTTTAGCTTAAAAAATATAGCTTTTGAACTAAATAGAGCATACATCAACCAAAGAGGTGAAAATGCGTAA
- a CDS encoding OppA family ABC transporter substrate-binding lipoprotein translates to MRKKIILSLITCSTLPLVAFSCSKTHTAKNIFIIEKNEANNNYNNVPKLGGIYAKRNSLHDSLSGNYLLRYKYIGEAKYDYLNNYFFADGISAKYLKFGLINKIQIIDNNQNISVFDSDDDIEFKVPKNLIKRDINRGFKNYIYSLVSPNPRSINSQNFTNKLQQAKSIKFYFKPNQFWFDKQGKQTQFKVLPNDLLNSLRNANLNEQQTQNLTLFGFDINLVSQNNFTNDYAQFNISKIDNIELFLNEIIENKLFSAYKPNYYAGAFYLSSNDLKHTKYIALTNSDIKQVIIKYNPAGQTDNQTHRIHILNEYEQGLVSSQDISIFNDAQQNNLIRKFKSGNKNIKLNILKTKNDSQNKYLSFNLKPNSSQIDPLYRMLMYGTNNNSGINWNHFYQGLGFEFRNNITQIINKFSLNFIVAKTQYYDNFISPDANISNAKNTNYLKIIDAIDHINENALFLDKKIYKYYAEQNKNHFFSKDSYLDIYKQLQSPWYSSIKNNITRILNKFYLTLNNEQKSKKIHFVIPLNIQKIETKMLNILNEIFNSIDPRLVIKIVDLNNNLTKQYYSIFNINSQNTIDYLVDLIEQQNLLNAFKYVDIKLFPNLKKFAQFMHANLEQQDLTSKNKNLTSKLKKAVFDFHTQFNYFDIIKIINEIKILYSVPYNIDSNVDLANFKYELIQPWFSKPTREDELIYFEDIKLRKD, encoded by the coding sequence ATGCGTAAAAAAATAATCCTTTCTCTTATTACTTGCTCAACATTACCTTTAGTAGCATTTTCATGTTCAAAAACTCATACAGCTAAAAATATTTTTATTATTGAAAAAAATGAAGCTAACAATAATTATAATAATGTACCAAAACTAGGTGGCATTTATGCTAAAAGAAATTCACTTCATGATTCACTTAGTGGTAATTATTTGTTACGTTATAAATATATCGGTGAAGCAAAATATGATTATTTAAATAACTATTTTTTCGCAGATGGAATTAGTGCCAAATATTTAAAATTTGGCCTAATTAATAAAATTCAAATTATTGACAATAATCAAAATATTTCAGTGTTTGATAGTGATGATGATATTGAATTTAAAGTCCCAAAAAATTTAATTAAACGAGACATAAATAGAGGTTTTAAAAATTACATTTATTCTTTAGTTTCTCCAAACCCACGCTCAATAAATTCACAAAATTTTACAAATAAATTACAACAAGCAAAGAGTATTAAATTTTATTTTAAACCGAACCAATTTTGATTTGATAAACAAGGAAAACAAACTCAATTTAAGGTATTGCCTAATGATTTATTAAATTCACTTCGTAATGCGAATTTAAATGAGCAACAAACACAAAATTTAACACTATTCGGTTTTGATATTAATTTAGTTAGTCAAAATAATTTCACTAATGATTATGCTCAATTTAATATTTCAAAAATTGACAATATTGAGTTATTTTTAAACGAAATTATTGAAAATAAATTATTTTCTGCTTATAAACCAAATTATTATGCTGGTGCATTTTATTTAAGTTCAAATGATTTAAAACATACAAAATATATTGCTTTGACAAATTCAGATATTAAACAAGTTATTATAAAATACAACCCAGCTGGCCAAACAGATAACCAAACACATAGAATTCATATTCTCAATGAATATGAGCAAGGTTTAGTTTCGAGCCAAGATATTTCAATTTTTAACGACGCACAACAAAATAATTTAATTAGGAAATTTAAGTCAGGAAATAAAAATATTAAATTAAATATTTTAAAAACAAAAAATGATTCCCAAAACAAATATTTAAGTTTTAATTTAAAGCCTAATTCAAGCCAAATTGACCCGCTGTATAGAATGTTAATGTATGGAACAAACAATAATTCAGGTATTAATTGAAATCATTTTTACCAAGGTCTTGGTTTTGAATTTCGCAATAATATTACTCAAATAATCAATAAATTTTCTTTAAATTTTATAGTTGCTAAAACTCAATATTATGATAATTTTATTTCGCCAGACGCAAATATTTCCAACGCTAAAAACACAAATTATTTAAAAATCATTGACGCAATTGATCACATAAATGAAAACGCACTCTTTCTTGATAAAAAAATTTATAAATATTATGCAGAACAAAATAAAAATCACTTTTTTAGTAAAGATAGTTATTTAGATATTTATAAACAATTACAATCACCATGATATAGCTCAATTAAAAATAATATTACTCGTATTTTAAATAAATTTTATCTAACATTAAATAATGAGCAAAAAAGTAAAAAAATTCATTTTGTTATTCCTTTAAATATTCAAAAAATAGAAACAAAAATGTTAAATATCCTTAATGAAATTTTCAATAGCATTGACCCACGTTTAGTAATTAAAATTGTTGATTTAAACAATAATTTAACCAAACAATATTACTCAATTTTTAACATTAATTCGCAAAATACAATAGATTATTTAGTTGATTTGATTGAACAACAAAATTTATTAAATGCTTTTAAGTACGTTGATATTAAATTATTTCCCAACTTAAAAAAATTTGCACAGTTTATGCATGCAAATTTAGAGCAACAAGACTTGACAAGCAAAAACAAAAACCTAACTTCAAAACTCAAAAAAGCCGTTTTTGATTTTCACACACAATTTAATTATTTTGATATTATTAAAATTATTAATGAAATAAAAATACTTTATTCAGTTCCGTATAATATTGATTCAAATGTTGATTTAGCAAATTTTAAATATGAATTAATACAACCTTGATTTTCAAAACCAACTCGCGAAGATGAATTAATTTATTTTGAAGATATTAAATTAAGAAAGGATTAA
- a CDS encoding ZIP family metal transporter, whose product MNNYLYKIYNYLAKTPLSDIGTKFIFGLIVSLILLSIPIIIAAVVPLFIKKPKKEFSIYLYSFITGMFIILGSFGYLREAIEITSSGRGLKGDNIAVSNIYLYNILVIVGGSLLGIISAFTIKYIVYATIKRKYNLKNSVFIHTHEAGHHHGEKEHQHTHGDHIWNTNDLAEVEAKQYKQKNKWTALILLLGHRIPEGLLIGISLFNLIHNQNINAISIAFFISFVMHTIPEEIVFYYRQREMGIKPFYAVLNSIAGLALIIPFIFIGIFGAEFLEKIPALKAFITATIGSVMVFTAMVEFLPEFYHNNLEKKKWFITLFMFFLGIIFTIFVLSFHTHG is encoded by the coding sequence ATGAATAATTATTTGTATAAAATCTATAATTATTTAGCAAAAACTCCTCTTTCCGATATTGGCACTAAATTCATTTTTGGTTTAATTGTGTCTTTAATTTTACTTTCAATTCCAATTATCATTGCTGCCGTAGTTCCACTATTTATCAAAAAACCAAAAAAAGAATTTTCAATATATTTGTATTCTTTTATAACTGGAATGTTTATTATTTTAGGCTCATTTGGTTATTTACGCGAAGCTATTGAAATTACAAGTAGCGGCAGAGGTCTAAAAGGTGATAATATCGCTGTTTCAAACATTTATTTATACAATATTTTAGTAATTGTAGGTGGTTCGCTACTGGGTATTATCAGTGCTTTCACAATCAAATATATTGTTTATGCAACAATTAAAAGAAAATATAACTTAAAAAATTCTGTATTCATCCACACTCACGAAGCTGGTCATCACCACGGCGAAAAAGAACACCAACACACACACGGCGATCATATTTGAAACACTAATGATTTAGCCGAAGTTGAAGCTAAACAATATAAACAAAAAAATAAATGAACTGCGCTTATATTATTGTTAGGACACCGCATACCAGAAGGTTTATTAATCGGTATAAGTTTATTTAATTTAATTCACAACCAAAATATCAACGCAATTTCAATCGCTTTTTTTATTTCATTTGTAATGCACACTATTCCCGAAGAAATTGTGTTTTATTATCGCCAAAGAGAAATGGGAATTAAACCTTTTTACGCAGTATTAAATTCAATTGCAGGTTTAGCTTTAATTATCCCATTTATATTTATAGGTATTTTTGGAGCTGAATTTTTAGAAAAAATTCCTGCCCTAAAAGCATTTATTACCGCCACAATAGGTTCAGTAATGGTCTTTACGGCAATGGTGGAATTTTTACCCGAATTTTATCATAATAATTTAGAGAAGAAAAAATGGTTTATTACACTATTTATGTTTTTTTTGGGCATTATTTTTACCATTTTTGTGCTTTCATTTCACACCCACGGATAG
- a CDS encoding MAG3240 family lipoprotein, with translation MKKQLFILTSIFSLPIVAASCNNNFSIQINNKIEYGVFHNNLLNSYTKDQLQIINQYTPIFVSKENKINSQDIIFEQNNILINKDNKKEKITKFIPKFKYLQPLKLHFVNNGDFKYIQGDHSLDNLDSYDVLFEKYDYIFEQTQANWPDIFSIFRRIASSELNDALNILNPNFISARWMRAKAWIKNEEQIKYWEDLILLELKRFQFSNLKPIAKVKITPVSYIEEIRNDEFVNAPIIKIDFLNENGESLLSKNIREQEWIIGFKNNDFLLKNNTENQQTYKSLFRDYNSKSNFNHTLNIDDDEILFNEYVNAYFGSQTLLSYTNPLALTDNQYEFYVNPSFNFNKATARSFLWFLNNDEQYFNLEVPPWRKHIDAKYEIIDKKINNEYLNATNSLIELKIKVTTKHGEIKYFKWYSIDINAHYHTFAQYKITPDLNFKNPILYGWKEGLPKEQKNLVKKVIDPNVFFEQILLKLMSIQVYRFKDNLTLFDNVPMSKFEAHRVKNRKIIIQTLKTLLGLDVFKYLIGLNTDQNTWIDDISVQFNGLCDEPGCVLLKVDLLDKNKNSLLNLQNQKKIIKWYGFNGADNTSINKQISKNNIEDLTLEYLFKNNNEKLTNANNIIDYFAWKE, from the coding sequence ATGAAAAAACAATTATTTATATTAACTTCTATATTTTCATTACCTATTGTAGCTGCAAGTTGCAATAATAATTTTAGTATTCAAATCAATAATAAAATTGAATATGGAGTTTTTCACAATAATTTACTTAATTCATACACCAAAGATCAACTTCAAATTATTAATCAATATACACCTATTTTTGTTTCAAAAGAAAATAAAATTAATTCCCAAGATATAATTTTTGAACAAAACAACATCTTAATCAACAAAGATAATAAAAAAGAGAAAATAACTAAATTCATACCAAAATTTAAATATTTACAGCCTTTAAAATTACATTTTGTCAATAATGGAGATTTTAAATATATACAAGGTGACCACTCTTTAGATAATTTAGACAGTTATGATGTTTTATTTGAAAAATATGATTACATTTTTGAACAAACTCAAGCAAACTGACCGGATATATTTAGTATTTTTAGACGTATCGCTTCTTCAGAATTAAACGATGCTTTAAATATTTTGAATCCTAATTTTATCAGTGCTCGTTGAATGCGCGCAAAAGCTTGAATTAAAAACGAAGAACAGATAAAATATTGGGAAGATTTAATACTCTTGGAATTAAAACGATTTCAATTTTCAAATTTAAAGCCAATCGCAAAAGTTAAAATTACACCAGTTAGTTACATCGAAGAAATTAGAAATGACGAATTTGTTAATGCTCCAATAATTAAAATAGATTTTTTAAATGAAAATGGCGAATCTTTATTGAGCAAAAACATTAGAGAACAAGAATGAATAATTGGTTTTAAAAATAATGATTTTTTACTAAAAAATAACACCGAAAATCAACAAACATATAAATCACTATTTCGCGATTATAATTCTAAAAGTAATTTTAATCACACTTTGAATATTGACGATGATGAAATCTTGTTTAATGAATATGTAAATGCTTACTTTGGTTCGCAAACTCTTTTATCATACACAAATCCATTAGCATTAACTGATAATCAATATGAATTTTACGTAAACCCAAGTTTTAATTTCAATAAAGCCACAGCACGCTCATTTTTGTGATTTTTAAATAACGATGAACAATACTTCAATTTAGAAGTTCCTCCGTGAAGAAAACATATTGATGCTAAATACGAAATTATAGATAAAAAAATCAATAACGAATATTTAAATGCTACAAATTCACTAATCGAATTAAAAATTAAAGTTACAACAAAACATGGCGAAATTAAATATTTCAAATGGTATTCAATCGACATTAATGCTCACTATCACACATTTGCTCAATATAAAATAACACCGGATTTAAATTTCAAAAACCCAATATTATATGGTTGAAAAGAAGGACTGCCTAAAGAACAAAAAAATTTGGTCAAAAAAGTAATTGACCCTAATGTATTTTTTGAGCAAATTTTATTGAAGTTAATGAGCATTCAAGTTTACCGCTTTAAAGATAATTTAACCCTTTTTGACAATGTTCCAATGTCAAAATTTGAAGCGCACCGGGTTAAAAATCGCAAAATAATAATTCAAACACTTAAAACTTTATTAGGTTTAGACGTTTTTAAATATTTAATTGGCTTAAATACAGATCAAAATACTTGAATTGACGATATAAGTGTTCAATTTAATGGTTTATGTGATGAACCTGGTTGTGTACTTTTAAAAGTTGATTTACTAGATAAAAATAAAAATTCATTACTTAACTTACAAAATCAAAAAAAAATAATAAAATGATATGGGTTTAATGGTGCTGATAACACCTCGATTAACAAGCAAATAAGCAAAAACAATATTGAAGATTTAACTCTTGAGTATTTATTTAAAAATAATAATGAAAAATTAACTAATGCAAATAATATTATTGATTATTTCGCATGAAAGGAATAG